Part of the Candidatus Micrarchaeia archaeon genome, TACATTGTACGCGAGGATGCAGAACAGCGTCCAGCTGATTCTGCGCGTCGAGAACGGGCGCGCCGGGGATGAAGGCGCGGCAATGTGGATTGAGGCCGAAATCAAGGTCCCTGGGAAGCTTTCGCTCGCGCCGGACATCCGCCTGAACGAAGGCAGGATGCGCACGGGCATCGTTGGCAGCGGCGAAGCCCTTGAAAAGCCGCTGAGGATATACGCGTCCGCGTTCACTGACGCGCAGCGCTACGATTGCATGCTCACTGTATTCGCATACGACAAGGACGCGGTTATAGTGCAGAGGATGGAAATTCCGTTCAGCGTGAAGTGCGAGGAGCAGAAGCCCGCGGTGCTGTAGCCTTCCGCTCGATTCCCTCCTCGTGCCGCATGAGCTTCCAGTGCATCTTCGTCCAGACTTTCTCGAATTTCAGCTTCCTGTAGACCTCTTTCGCTGCCTTGTTGCGCTCAGCCACAGTGAGGGACAGGTACGGGAGCTTCCTGCGCTTCGCCCATTCGGCCGCGCCGTCCATGAGCGCGGCCCCGACGCCGCCTTTCCGTTGCTTCTTTTCGACAAAAAGGCTGAACACGAAGCATTCCCTGTCAAACACGTAAATCGGCGGAAGCTTCTGCACCCTGCAGTGGACGTGGCCTATCACCCTGTTGTTCTTCTCAGCCACAAGAACGAGCGAGCGCCTCGAGCGTATTTCCTTATCTATGAAATTCCTTATGATTTCTCCGGCCTTTTCCTTCAGCAGGTAAGTTGTTGGGTCGTACCCGAAATGGGCGTGCTCCAGCTTCCCGAGCTGCGAAGCAATGGTTTTTACGTCCGAAGCCCTTGCCTTCCTCAAAATCATCCAAACTCCTCACATTTCCATGGCCGCCCTGCCTTTTTTCAGCACCAGCGCCGCAAGTTTTTTCCCGTTTCTCCCTTCCAATCCAAGGGCGTTCGCTACGCCCATCGGGCTGATGTAGCCCCATTTCGCGAGCGCCTGCGCCAACTCAGGATGCGTCTTCGCGTACTCCTTTGCCGGAATCCCGTGCATCACCGCGTCCACCGCCTGCCTGAGAGACATCGCGCCCTTCCTGGTCCCCCCGGGATGGCCGTGCACCCCTGCGCCGGCCTGCAGATTCGTGTTCAGGCCGTGCAGTGCAACAAGCGCGTCCACCTTTCCCGCGTCCACGCCTCCGGAAGCTATGCTGAGCATGGGCTTCACATGCCCTGAAAATTCCATCTGGAGCGAGCCGAGGTAGAATTTCTCCGGAAGCTTCCGGAGCTCGGCGATGTCGTGCAGCCTCCTTACCGCGACCGGAGAGCCCTCCATCTTCCCCACGCCGGTGCCTATGTGCATCTGGTCAATTCCGAGCAGGCGGTAGAATTTCTCGTATATCTGGAAGTTCACCCCGAAGTTGCCCCGGTTCGCGGCAGCGAATCCTGCCCTGTGCCCGTGCGTCGCGAATCCGCACCTCTTCGTGAGGTCCAATATATCCTGGAGCGCGCTCATGCCCATCACGTACGTGTCTAGCATCACCACCACGTGCTTCTGGAGCCCGCAGGATTTCAGGTACTCGACGCGCTCGACCATCCGCGAATACCTGTCCGTTATGTTGTTAGAGTAGAGGTGGTTCTGCCCTGTTTCCCTCCCCGCCTTTTCGATAGCTTTCACGACCTCGTGCACCCTTTCCTTCCACCTGCAGAACTCCTGGTCCACCAGGTTCTCATCGTCTTTCACCAGGTCCAGACCCCCTGCATAAGCCTCGTGCGCAGCGTGCGCCCATTCCTTCGGCGTGAGCCCAACCTTCGGCTTTATTATGGTCCCCACGTGCGGCCTGCAGTCCTTTTCAGTTCCGACCAGCTTTCTTATCCCAGGCAAGCCAAACTTGGGGCCGCTGAACTGGGTTTGGTACTTTTTCGGGAACGAGATGTCGCATACGTAAAGCTCGTGAAGCTCTTTCAGTCCGAATATGTTCCCGAGCACAGAAGCCTGGAACTGCAGTATGTTCTTGGCGTCGAAGTGCTCCATCGGATACGCAATCTTTATGAACCCCGCGTTCTTTCCCACCTTGCCGAGCCAGAACACGCGTGCGCGGTAGTGCTTCCACACGAAATCGTTCATCGTGCTGAGCTTGGTCCAGGAGCCCACGCTGCTTTCCGCGGCTATCGCTTCGGCAGTTTGCTCCAGCGAGGTGCCGCTTTTGGCCCAGAAGAGCGCCACAAAGTCGTTTTCCCTGTCCGGTTCGTATTTGAAATCGAGATAGCTGTAACCTCCGTATGCCATGTTCTCACCGCAGTAGGAACTCCGACTAACATTATAAATTATATTCCTATAATCTAAACCGTTGCACCGGTGATATGATGGTTCTCGGAGTCGGCGAAGGGAGCGTTGAAATCGTGACAGGCAAGAAGAGCTGGCTGAACGGGGAAGCAATCAGCGGAAAAGTGGCGCTGAAACTGGGCGCGCCGGTGAAATCGCGCGGCCTCCGCATCCTTTTCTACGGAGAGAAAAAGTCCCACCTCGGCAAAACCCCCAAAATCGAAAGGATACACAAGCAGATAGTGGTTCTGGACGGAGCGAAAACCTACCTGAAAGGCAGGAAAAATTACGCGTTCCTGATTCAGCTCCCTGTGCTTGCGAAGCCCAGGCCGATTGAAGGGACGGACATAATACCATCGGTGGTGCGCTTCTCGGGGGGAAAGTTCGACCCCTACGCGAACGTCAAATGGTACCTGGACGCGTCGCTCGACATCCCGGTGAGCCTGGATTTAAACAAGAAAATTCAAATCACGATAAAAAGATGACGGGCTTCCCGCATGGCTGCGCATTCCCGGAATGTGGCCCTGGACATCCGCTCGGCCTTGAATTCTGCAGACGCGCTACCATATCCTTATGGTTGCTCCTTCCGGCCTGGCCAGGTTCGTATAGGGCAGCGCAATGCAGAGCAAAGCGTCAACGCTTAAAGCCCAGGTTCATTCCGAAAAAACACAACGCCGCGGGCATTCGGGCCGCCTAAGGGGAATTGCGGTTCTGGAAGCAAGCTTCCCGGGGCCCCTAGCCCCGCCCTAGCCCGAATATAATACGCAATCCGGCTTATTAAACATTCACATTTTGCGGCTCTTTCTGGGCCAGCA contains:
- a CDS encoding GNAT family N-acetyltransferase, producing the protein MILRKARASDVKTIASQLGKLEHAHFGYDPTTYLLKEKAGEIIRNFIDKEIRSRRSLVLVAEKNNRVIGHVHCRVQKLPPIYVFDRECFVFSLFVEKKQRKGGVGAALMDGAAEWAKRRKLPYLSLTVAERNKAAKEVYRKLKFEKVWTKMHWKLMRHEEGIERKATAPRASAPRTSR
- a CDS encoding RuBisCO large subunit C-terminal-like domain-containing protein, which codes for MAYGGYSYLDFKYEPDRENDFVALFWAKSGTSLEQTAEAIAAESSVGSWTKLSTMNDFVWKHYRARVFWLGKVGKNAGFIKIAYPMEHFDAKNILQFQASVLGNIFGLKELHELYVCDISFPKKYQTQFSGPKFGLPGIRKLVGTEKDCRPHVGTIIKPKVGLTPKEWAHAAHEAYAGGLDLVKDDENLVDQEFCRWKERVHEVVKAIEKAGRETGQNHLYSNNITDRYSRMVERVEYLKSCGLQKHVVVMLDTYVMGMSALQDILDLTKRCGFATHGHRAGFAAANRGNFGVNFQIYEKFYRLLGIDQMHIGTGVGKMEGSPVAVRRLHDIAELRKLPEKFYLGSLQMEFSGHVKPMLSIASGGVDAGKVDALVALHGLNTNLQAGAGVHGHPGGTRKGAMSLRQAVDAVMHGIPAKEYAKTHPELAQALAKWGYISPMGVANALGLEGRNGKKLAALVLKKGRAAMEM